The Nitrospiraceae bacterium genome includes a window with the following:
- a CDS encoding PilZ domain-containing protein, which translates to MAGSSHTSTASSIRSVKSEERREWLRIDDRVLLEYALVGEPLDSQHPDLPPVTEEAIATAVAKPTLDLLSRAGESLAESPLLPWVSKIDWMLETILKSLAKIQPGSVSIARLTEVNISAGGIGFVTPRRFKAGDSLALRLILPPFTLIQTTAKVIRVTAAPAETGFRLATQFESLNPDDQEHLIRHILQVQAERLRARKAAR; encoded by the coding sequence ATGGCCGGCTCCTCCCACACATCCACTGCCTCTTCCATTCGTTCCGTCAAGAGCGAAGAGCGTCGAGAATGGCTCCGAATCGACGACCGTGTTCTCCTGGAATATGCCTTGGTGGGAGAGCCCTTGGACAGCCAGCATCCCGACTTGCCGCCCGTGACGGAAGAGGCGATTGCGACTGCGGTGGCCAAGCCGACGCTTGATTTGTTGTCTCGTGCCGGCGAAAGCCTGGCCGAGTCGCCGCTGTTGCCGTGGGTCTCCAAGATCGATTGGATGCTGGAGACCATCCTGAAGTCATTGGCCAAGATTCAGCCCGGCAGCGTGTCCATCGCGAGGCTGACTGAGGTGAATATCAGCGCCGGGGGGATAGGCTTCGTGACTCCCAGGCGATTCAAGGCGGGTGACTCGTTGGCCTTGCGCCTTATCCTGCCGCCGTTCACCCTCATCCAGACCACCGCGAAGGTCATTCGCGTGACGGCGGCTCCGGCCGAAACCGGCTTTCGATTGGCCACTCAGTTTGAAAGCCTGAACCCCGACGATCAGGAGCATCTGATCCGGCATATCCTTCAAGTCCAAGCCGAACGGTTGCGCGCCAGAAAAGCGGCACGCTAA
- the fliS gene encoding flagellar export chaperone FliS, translating into MVVNAAQQYRQTQVMTASKVQLIVLLYDSAIQSLELAREAILTNNYKDKARFLDRAIAIVGELSSVLDFERGGEIAKSLHRLYDFMVYQCTQANLHHSGKHLDGPIRCLVTLREGWQVVARQEAAVPVGR; encoded by the coding sequence ATGGTCGTGAACGCGGCACAGCAGTATCGGCAGACTCAGGTCATGACGGCGAGCAAAGTTCAGCTGATCGTCCTGCTCTACGATTCCGCCATTCAGTCGTTGGAGTTGGCTCGGGAAGCTATCCTGACCAACAACTACAAAGACAAGGCGCGGTTTCTCGACCGTGCCATCGCTATCGTGGGCGAGCTGTCCAGTGTATTGGATTTCGAGCGCGGCGGTGAGATCGCGAAGTCTCTCCACCGACTCTATGACTTCATGGTGTATCAGTGCACGCAGGCGAACCTACACCACAGCGGGAAGCACCTGGACGGACCGATCCGCTGTCTGGTGACCCTGCGTGAGGGGTGGCAGGTCGTGGCACGGCAGGAAGCGGCAGTGCCGGTTGGTCGGTGA
- the fliD gene encoding flagellar filament capping protein FliD, which translates to MAAISFGGLGNGVDFGQVVTQLAQIQRQPIDALNQKKQNLQSKLDDYTVLGTKLLAFQSAADKLRLSSSFDQNKASVSNEDILTATSTTTAGSGSYSIQVTQLAQSHQITNKAAKAVSSTTTDIVAGSSAGFTFKVGTGADQTIKLGADATLEDLRTAINDLGAGVTASIINTGTESTPSYRLTLTGTSTGASNVISVLTDETSLDFANVSGTGGADTLQSAKNATLVIGSPDDTTITVQRESNVVNDAIPDVTLTLKSKTSGTPVAVNVSSDPGKVQENIKAFASAYNDIVKFVNERTTYDTTTKTGGIFFNESTAKSMLSRLRSALSESVSGTSTYSSVGQIGFKTERDGTITVDDAQLSTALNTNYQAVRSLFLNQITTTGVAQRVTSAVDLLDDVGAGSLTIRKNSITDQINRLSDDIARKEDAATRYEEQLRLQFAQLDSLLSQLQSQSKSLQALG; encoded by the coding sequence ATGGCGGCGATCAGCTTCGGCGGATTAGGCAATGGCGTGGATTTCGGCCAAGTGGTCACCCAGTTGGCCCAAATCCAACGCCAGCCGATCGATGCCCTTAACCAGAAGAAGCAGAATCTCCAGTCGAAGCTGGATGACTATACGGTTTTGGGAACGAAACTTCTGGCATTTCAGAGCGCTGCCGACAAGCTGCGCCTCTCCAGCAGTTTCGATCAGAACAAGGCGTCGGTCAGCAATGAAGACATCTTGACCGCCACCTCGACCACGACGGCAGGTTCCGGCAGTTACTCCATTCAAGTCACCCAGCTCGCACAATCGCACCAGATTACCAACAAAGCCGCGAAGGCGGTCAGCTCCACCACCACAGACATCGTAGCCGGCTCGTCCGCCGGCTTTACCTTCAAAGTCGGAACCGGCGCTGATCAGACCATCAAACTCGGAGCCGACGCGACGCTCGAGGACTTGCGGACCGCCATCAACGACCTCGGGGCCGGCGTTACCGCCTCCATCATCAATACCGGAACCGAATCGACCCCGTCCTACCGGCTCACGCTGACTGGCACTAGCACCGGCGCATCAAATGTGATTTCCGTTCTGACGGACGAGACAAGTTTGGATTTTGCAAATGTTTCGGGGACCGGTGGAGCAGACACCTTGCAGTCGGCTAAGAATGCGACCCTCGTGATTGGAAGTCCAGACGATACGACCATAACCGTGCAACGTGAAAGTAATGTCGTCAACGACGCCATACCGGATGTCACACTGACGCTAAAGAGTAAAACTTCAGGCACCCCTGTTGCCGTGAATGTGAGCAGTGATCCGGGAAAAGTTCAAGAGAACATCAAGGCATTCGCATCTGCTTACAATGACATCGTGAAATTTGTGAATGAACGAACCACTTACGACACGACAACAAAAACGGGCGGAATATTCTTCAACGAATCCACCGCCAAATCGATGCTTTCTAGGCTTCGATCGGCGCTCTCGGAATCCGTAAGCGGAACCTCAACATATAGTAGCGTTGGGCAAATCGGATTCAAGACCGAACGAGACGGCACGATCACGGTGGATGATGCTCAATTGAGCACAGCATTGAATACAAACTATCAAGCGGTCCGCTCCCTATTTCTCAATCAAATCACGACCACTGGAGTAGCGCAACGTGTGACGTCTGCCGTCGATCTACTCGATGACGTAGGGGCTGGAAGCCTAACGATCAGAAAAAACTCTATCACGGATCAAATCAATAGGTTGTCAGATGATATTGCCAGGAAGGAAGATGCAGCGACTCGATATGAAGAGCAGTTGCGTTTGCAGTTCGCCCAGTTAGATAGTCTTTTGAGTCAACTTCAGAGTCAATCGAAGTCGCTGCAAGCGCTTGGATAG
- a CDS encoding flagellar protein FlaG, which yields MLHEVSSQKDLLATAGQVSQATPQRIGEQKDPSTESGEAQAEHISDKDLQQALSRVREVFQKADPRLEFSVDQDTDRVVVKVVNGDSGEVIRQIPPKEVLDMAKSLEQPTGLLLHQKA from the coding sequence ATGCTACACGAAGTCTCTAGTCAGAAAGACCTTCTGGCCACGGCAGGCCAGGTGAGCCAGGCGACTCCGCAACGTATCGGCGAACAGAAAGACCCATCAACGGAAAGCGGTGAAGCTCAGGCAGAACATATTTCGGATAAGGATCTGCAGCAGGCACTGTCGCGGGTGCGCGAGGTGTTCCAGAAGGCGGATCCTCGGTTGGAATTTTCGGTTGATCAGGATACCGACCGGGTAGTCGTCAAGGTCGTGAACGGGGATTCGGGCGAAGTCATTCGCCAGATTCCACCGAAAGAGGTGCTCGATATGGCGAAGAGCCTCGAGCAACCCACGGGATTGCTGCTGCACCAAAAAGCTTAG
- a CDS encoding flagellin FliC, which yields MGLVVNTNLASLAAQRNLTVNNGQLAKSVEHLSSGLRITRASDDAAGLGVSETLRAHIRSINQANRNANDGISLTQIADGAASSIGSLLSRMRELATQAASGTVGTTERSYLDQEFVALRSEIDRIASVTEFNGQALLSGSNNTFSVFVGFKSGADNSLSLNLDDLDVASVGLTGASISSSAAAQSVLATIDGAISTVATARAEYGSIQSRFDVAIQNLQVTSENFTAADSRIRDADIAYETSQFTKNQILTQSGIAVLAQANSLPQQALALLR from the coding sequence ATGGGATTAGTAGTCAATACCAACCTGGCGTCACTCGCAGCTCAACGCAACCTGACTGTGAACAACGGGCAATTGGCGAAGTCGGTTGAGCACTTGTCTTCAGGCCTGCGGATCACGCGTGCTTCAGACGATGCCGCCGGATTGGGCGTGTCAGAAACGTTGCGCGCCCACATTCGCAGCATCAACCAAGCCAACCGGAACGCCAACGACGGCATCAGCTTGACGCAGATCGCGGACGGCGCGGCCTCGTCTATCGGCAGCTTGTTGTCGCGCATGCGTGAATTGGCGACCCAGGCCGCCAGCGGTACGGTCGGCACGACCGAGCGTTCCTATCTGGACCAGGAATTCGTCGCCTTGCGTTCGGAAATCGACCGGATCGCGAGCGTGACCGAATTCAACGGCCAGGCGTTGTTGAGCGGTTCGAACAACACCTTCTCGGTGTTCGTCGGATTCAAGAGCGGTGCGGACAACTCATTGTCCCTGAATCTCGACGACCTTGATGTCGCCTCGGTGGGCTTGACCGGCGCCTCGATTTCTTCGTCGGCGGCTGCCCAGTCCGTGTTGGCGACGATCGACGGCGCCATCAGCACCGTCGCGACCGCCCGCGCCGAATACGGTTCCATCCAGAGCCGGTTCGACGTCGCGATTCAGAACCTGCAGGTGACGTCGGAGAACTTCACCGCGGCAGATTCTCGGATCCGCGATGCGGACATCGCGTACGAGACGTCGCAGTTCACCAAGAACCAGATTCTGACCCAGTCTGGTATCGCAGTGCTGGCTCAAGCCAACTCGTTGCCACAGCAGGCCCTGGCGCTGTTGCGGTAA
- a CDS encoding glycosyltransferase family 9 protein, whose translation MKRQVLLINITRMGDLVQMGALLHRLQQEQPETAVDLVVDDRFAPVAAMLPHLRRVVSYDFHRLMDESRAQALDVVSLYRDMTTWAAPLVEAGYDRVVNLTFNHRSGLLASYVGAREIRGVAAAKDGDVAIHNPWMAYLTDMHHHRRVNHFNLVDIYALGGSGIGAFAPLSLTVPADAMDWSGRFLAQADGQAVDWIAVQVGASDPMKAWRAESFGQTLASITKGTPVGLLFIGTQEEREAIETAQRAYRQAGGIAPLCNAQGRTSLPQLAALLSRCRLLLSNDTGPMHLAVAAGTPVVNLSVGHVDFRETGPYGPGHWVVQPDIACGPCGFDQVCFHHACKDQVVPGQVAELCRYLLGKADRPAHWTGVRVYESCADEDGLGGYRLHAGIEEPMTAWYGRFWRRFWYRQFSGQESKVAAPPGDPPDIRMLRGLLNGLTPLAAQLVAQAGELARLSRQRPLPARLLQQAQLTEGTLRSQALAMSKQSYATGPLAAALLRDLHADDGDGLTGMAHSRTATYQRWQTRLRAVAAGCIGSKDRFDLARSA comes from the coding sequence ATGAAGCGGCAAGTCCTCCTGATCAACATTACTCGAATGGGTGATCTGGTTCAGATGGGAGCGTTGCTGCACCGTCTGCAGCAGGAGCAGCCTGAGACCGCCGTGGACCTGGTTGTCGATGATCGATTTGCGCCGGTGGCGGCCATGTTGCCCCATCTTCGCCGCGTGGTGAGCTACGATTTCCATCGTCTGATGGATGAAAGCCGGGCGCAGGCGTTGGACGTCGTGAGTTTGTATCGTGACATGACGACGTGGGCAGCTCCGTTGGTTGAGGCCGGATATGACCGCGTCGTGAACCTCACCTTCAACCACCGTTCCGGCTTGCTCGCCTCCTATGTCGGCGCACGGGAAATCCGCGGAGTGGCGGCGGCCAAGGATGGCGACGTGGCCATCCACAATCCCTGGATGGCGTATTTAACCGATATGCATCACCATCGGCGGGTGAATCATTTCAATCTGGTCGACATCTATGCGCTGGGAGGAAGCGGTATCGGAGCCTTCGCGCCGCTGTCGCTCACGGTCCCTGCCGATGCGATGGATTGGAGTGGGCGGTTCCTTGCCCAGGCCGATGGCCAGGCCGTCGACTGGATCGCCGTGCAAGTCGGCGCCAGCGATCCGATGAAAGCCTGGCGAGCCGAGTCCTTCGGTCAGACATTGGCGTCGATCACCAAGGGGACTCCCGTCGGGCTGCTGTTCATCGGGACTCAGGAGGAACGTGAGGCGATCGAGACGGCGCAGCGTGCCTACCGTCAGGCCGGGGGCATCGCTCCCTTGTGTAACGCGCAGGGGCGAACAAGCCTCCCCCAATTGGCGGCCCTCCTTTCACGCTGTCGCCTGTTATTGAGCAACGACACCGGTCCGATGCATCTCGCGGTGGCGGCCGGTACTCCGGTCGTCAACCTCTCAGTAGGGCATGTCGATTTCCGGGAGACCGGCCCCTACGGACCGGGGCATTGGGTGGTGCAACCGGACATAGCCTGCGGGCCATGCGGTTTTGATCAGGTCTGTTTTCACCATGCGTGCAAGGACCAGGTCGTGCCCGGGCAAGTGGCCGAACTGTGCCGGTATCTCCTCGGCAAGGCCGATCGGCCTGCGCATTGGACCGGCGTGCGAGTCTACGAGTCCTGTGCGGATGAGGATGGACTTGGAGGGTATCGTTTGCACGCCGGCATTGAAGAACCGATGACGGCCTGGTATGGACGATTTTGGCGACGCTTCTGGTACCGGCAATTTTCAGGGCAGGAGAGCAAGGTTGCCGCACCGCCGGGAGACCCACCCGACATCCGGATGTTGCGGGGACTTCTGAACGGCCTGACTCCGCTCGCCGCGCAACTCGTGGCGCAGGCCGGCGAATTGGCTCGGCTCAGCCGCCAGCGGCCGCTTCCTGCGCGCCTGTTGCAGCAGGCGCAACTGACCGAGGGAACGTTGCGGTCCCAGGCCCTCGCGATGAGCAAGCAGAGCTATGCGACGGGCCCGTTGGCCGCGGCGCTCCTGCGCGATCTCCATGCCGATGACGGTGACGGGTTGACCGGCATGGCCCATTCTCGCACGGCCACCTATCAACGATGGCAGACACGGCTTCGTGCGGTTGCGGCAGGCTGCATCGGCTCGAAAGACCGGTTCGATCTGGCGCGTTCCGCCTAA
- a CDS encoding glycosyltransferase, giving the protein MTLFERNCAVVTAGNPELVARMKSGEGSVLEILDARSGVASAKRGGRWLHSAYDPVREAETWAQAQAASCKERELIVVAGVGLLYHVEALRRVLPPDQRIAVAVPSVAELRDALTVRPLGSWGEALLWCAGSPEASVEKLLQENRPIRMLSYGPAAQPEADWLERFGKALTSMAARKQGGQLTIAVVGPIYGGSLPIAGYVRRALESLGHKVQWIDHSVHARSYETMGGLKDARNRQLLQSRFAEVLSQYTMASLADSPPDLVLSLAQAPLTLPVLQHLRKKKFLTAMWFVENYRHLTYWQQMAAGYEFWFVIQKERCQEALRQAGARQVHYLPMAADPSVHRPLELTEAERQRYGADVAFVGAGYANRRQLLPSLIGHPWSFKIWGNEWDGATDLLPALQLGGARIDTETCMKVFNATRINVNLHSTTGLGLDPQADFVNPRTFELAACGAFQLVDHRSLLDDVFSSEEVSSFREFREVPGMVPKWLLDDAARTAMAARAKARVSAEHTYVHRMSELLAQVGVAHPDRVGAVLRGDRQQAALIDRSGDVPELQRLLAGFAPGQRVELKDVASSIRAKGPGASLKREELMVLMLDEYRSETRDLL; this is encoded by the coding sequence ATGACGCTGTTCGAGCGGAACTGCGCCGTGGTGACCGCCGGCAATCCGGAGCTGGTCGCAAGGATGAAAAGTGGGGAAGGAAGCGTCTTGGAGATCCTCGATGCGCGAAGCGGAGTGGCGTCCGCCAAGCGGGGAGGGCGATGGCTCCATAGCGCCTACGATCCGGTGCGAGAGGCGGAGACCTGGGCTCAAGCTCAGGCAGCTTCGTGCAAAGAACGAGAGCTGATCGTCGTGGCCGGCGTCGGCTTGCTGTACCACGTCGAGGCGCTTCGACGTGTGTTGCCGCCGGACCAAAGAATTGCAGTGGCGGTGCCAAGTGTCGCTGAGCTGCGGGATGCGTTGACTGTGCGCCCCCTGGGATCGTGGGGAGAGGCACTCCTGTGGTGTGCGGGCTCACCGGAAGCCTCGGTCGAGAAGCTGTTGCAGGAAAATAGGCCAATCCGGATGTTGAGCTACGGGCCGGCCGCCCAGCCGGAGGCGGATTGGCTCGAGCGCTTCGGTAAAGCACTCACGAGCATGGCGGCGCGCAAGCAGGGCGGACAATTGACGATCGCCGTCGTCGGGCCGATCTACGGCGGTTCCCTGCCGATTGCCGGTTACGTCAGACGTGCGCTCGAGAGCTTGGGACACAAAGTGCAGTGGATCGATCACAGTGTCCACGCCCGCAGCTACGAGACGATGGGGGGGCTGAAGGACGCCCGCAACCGGCAACTGCTGCAGAGCCGCTTTGCGGAGGTGCTGAGCCAGTACACGATGGCGTCGTTGGCCGATTCTCCGCCGGACCTTGTGCTCTCGCTGGCCCAGGCGCCTCTCACCTTGCCGGTATTGCAGCACTTGCGAAAGAAGAAATTCCTGACCGCAATGTGGTTCGTCGAGAACTATCGCCACCTGACCTATTGGCAACAAATGGCGGCCGGCTACGAATTCTGGTTCGTCATTCAGAAAGAGCGATGCCAGGAAGCCCTTCGGCAGGCCGGTGCCCGTCAGGTCCATTACCTGCCGATGGCGGCTGATCCGTCGGTCCACCGTCCGCTCGAGTTGACGGAGGCGGAGCGGCAACGGTATGGGGCCGACGTGGCCTTCGTCGGAGCGGGCTATGCCAATCGGCGGCAGCTGTTGCCGTCGCTGATCGGCCATCCCTGGTCCTTCAAGATTTGGGGCAATGAATGGGACGGGGCCACGGACTTGTTGCCGGCGTTACAACTCGGCGGTGCACGCATTGATACGGAGACCTGCATGAAGGTCTTCAATGCCACCAGGATCAATGTGAATCTGCACTCAACCACCGGACTTGGCTTGGATCCTCAGGCCGATTTCGTGAACCCGCGGACATTCGAATTAGCGGCCTGCGGTGCGTTTCAACTGGTGGACCATCGTTCCTTGCTCGACGACGTGTTCTCATCGGAGGAAGTGTCGTCGTTCCGTGAGTTTCGCGAGGTACCGGGCATGGTTCCCAAGTGGCTATTGGACGATGCGGCCAGGACTGCCATGGCGGCGCGGGCCAAGGCGCGTGTATCGGCGGAGCACACTTACGTGCATCGCATGTCCGAACTGTTGGCGCAGGTCGGGGTCGCGCATCCGGATCGGGTAGGGGCCGTGCTGCGGGGAGATCGTCAGCAGGCTGCGTTGATCGATCGCTCCGGCGACGTGCCCGAGCTGCAACGGCTGCTGGCTGGGTTTGCACCAGGGCAGCGGGTCGAACTGAAGGATGTGGCGTCGAGCATCCGGGCAAAGGGACCGGGGGCGTCCTTGAAGCGTGAGGAATTGATGGTCTTGATGTTGGATGAATACCGTAGCGAAACGCGGGATCTGTTATGA
- a CDS encoding glycosyltransferase family 9 protein, whose translation MSPSAEVLHSRALVVQLARLGDLIQSVPAIDALRQAYPTRELDVLCASPLVSVLGQYPGVRRVLGWDGGQWRGLAEQWTDEPGLALRSVQAQLSTEGVAPYEVVYNLNQHSRSIIAAHLYGGRVVGAGAAGPLDPSLSLWGEYLRSVAKDRSGNRIHLADAWCGLCGVKPLGRAPRLTRGAERLPHDLEGVGKARGLWCALAVGAGDRERCLSAGDWGNWAQAYLTHLPEAHLLLVGSGAEREVGRAVVEGLSSLSQGRVWDATGRTTLPQLMELLSRCSWVVGADTGPLHVGTAVGARALGFYFARARVHETGPYGDGHWVFQHDTTEHPASWPWDASVELLAGRSGAPERGWTLWKSHMDEWGALYTHDAESERAAGMRESIWRSLCPWVEEKIAV comes from the coding sequence ATGTCGCCTAGCGCGGAGGTCTTGCACTCGCGTGCGTTGGTCGTGCAACTGGCTCGGCTGGGAGATCTCATCCAATCGGTCCCGGCGATCGATGCCCTGCGTCAGGCCTATCCGACGCGGGAGCTCGATGTGCTCTGTGCCAGTCCGCTGGTATCAGTGCTGGGCCAGTATCCCGGTGTGCGGCGCGTATTGGGTTGGGACGGCGGACAGTGGCGCGGACTGGCCGAGCAATGGACCGATGAGCCCGGGCTGGCATTGCGTTCGGTACAGGCACAGCTATCGACCGAGGGGGTTGCGCCTTACGAGGTGGTCTATAACCTCAACCAGCACTCGCGAAGCATCATCGCAGCCCATTTGTACGGCGGACGGGTCGTGGGGGCAGGGGCGGCCGGACCCCTTGATCCGTCGCTGTCGCTTTGGGGCGAGTATCTTCGAAGCGTGGCCAAGGATCGCAGCGGGAATCGGATTCACTTGGCTGATGCCTGGTGTGGATTGTGCGGTGTCAAACCACTCGGACGTGCGCCGCGTCTGACTCGCGGGGCGGAACGATTGCCTCATGACCTCGAGGGGGTTGGCAAGGCAAGGGGGTTGTGGTGCGCGTTAGCCGTTGGGGCTGGAGACAGGGAACGCTGTCTGAGTGCGGGCGACTGGGGGAACTGGGCCCAGGCCTACCTGACGCATTTGCCCGAGGCGCATCTGCTCCTGGTTGGGAGCGGAGCGGAGCGGGAGGTCGGTCGAGCCGTTGTGGAAGGGCTCTCATCCTTATCGCAAGGACGAGTTTGGGATGCGACGGGCCGGACAACCCTGCCGCAATTGATGGAACTGTTATCCCGTTGCAGCTGGGTGGTGGGGGCCGATACCGGTCCCTTGCACGTGGGGACGGCCGTTGGGGCAAGAGCCTTAGGGTTTTATTTCGCGCGGGCGCGTGTGCATGAGACCGGGCCGTACGGGGACGGGCATTGGGTTTTTCAGCACGATACGACGGAGCACCCCGCGTCCTGGCCATGGGACGCCAGCGTCGAATTGTTGGCCGGCCGATCCGGAGCGCCGGAGCGAGGATGGACGCTCTGGAAAAGTCATATGGATGAGTGGGGTGCGTTGTACACGCATGATGCGGAGAGCGAACGAGCCGCCGGGATGCGAGAGTCGATCTGGCGGTCGCTCTGTCCTTGGGTTGAGGAGAAGATAGCGGTATGA